The following proteins are co-located in the Petroclostridium xylanilyticum genome:
- a CDS encoding DUF5359 family protein, with amino-acid sequence MKFKKIRSFFYAIGTMNIINKKTERFLALLSLVCIFILIIAQIGLVNETTRTFFTDIDKYEGVNINNLHDVFKQGELSLKLIGMEPNNNIKVLLNGTPAYEFKSDTLNIKARNNCLIEIDGTKIKSPFKVKIVSISENISTPCKDKEIEVNSNIQVLTRIFLK; translated from the coding sequence ATGAAGTTTAAAAAAATCAGGAGTTTTTTTTATGCCATTGGAACGATGAATATCATTAATAAAAAAACTGAAAGATTCTTAGCCCTACTTTCATTAGTATGTATTTTTATTTTGATAATTGCACAAATAGGTCTTGTAAATGAAACTACAAGGACTTTTTTTACCGATATAGATAAATACGAGGGAGTAAATATAAATAACCTTCATGATGTATTTAAACAAGGAGAGTTATCATTAAAATTAATCGGTATGGAACCAAATAATAATATAAAGGTATTATTGAATGGCACTCCTGCATATGAATTTAAATCTGATACACTAAATATAAAAGCAAGAAATAATTGTTTGATTGAAATAGATGGCACAAAAATAAAATCACCTTTTAAAGTTAAAATTGTGAGTATTAGTGAAAATATCTCTACACCATGTAAAGACAAAGAAATTGAAGTAAATTCCAATATTCAGGTACTAACGAGAATTTTTTTAAAATAA
- a CDS encoding NAD(P)/FAD-dependent oxidoreductase, protein MNLLSNNKRVIVVGGGAAGMMAAGTAGSRGLDVTLIEKNNRLGKKLLITGKGRCNITNNTDVDGLIQNVPVNGNFLYSAFYTFSNNDLMNLFQELGLKLKIERGGRVFPESDKAGDVVKALEKYLRINNVNVINGEVIKILTDNGQVIGILLKDGRKFLGESVIIATGGMSYPGTGSTGDGYHFAKQLGHTVTPLKPSLVPLEVNEEWVKELQGLSLKNISITVLNSSDKKVYNDFGEMLFTHFGVSGPVILSASSHMKDIEKQQYRLIIDLKPALSQEQLDKRIQRDFEKYSRKHYSNSLDELLPQKLIPVAVKLSAIPGDKPVNQITKEERRNLVNLLKGLTLHITRFRPIKEAIVTSGGVHVDEINPGTMESKKVKGLYFAGEVIDVDAYTGGFNLQIAFSTGYLAGLYC, encoded by the coding sequence GTGAATTTGTTGTCAAATAATAAAAGGGTAATTGTAGTGGGCGGTGGCGCTGCGGGAATGATGGCGGCGGGTACTGCCGGAAGTCGAGGGTTAGACGTTACTTTAATTGAAAAGAACAATAGACTGGGTAAAAAATTACTTATAACCGGTAAAGGCAGATGTAATATAACGAATAATACAGACGTCGATGGATTGATTCAGAATGTTCCGGTGAATGGAAATTTTTTATATAGCGCTTTTTATACTTTTTCAAATAATGATCTGATGAATTTATTTCAGGAATTAGGATTAAAACTAAAAATTGAGCGGGGAGGAAGGGTTTTTCCGGAGTCTGATAAGGCTGGCGATGTAGTAAAGGCTCTTGAAAAATATCTTCGTATAAATAACGTAAATGTCATCAATGGTGAAGTTATAAAAATTCTTACAGATAATGGACAAGTTATAGGCATACTGCTCAAAGATGGGCGTAAATTCTTGGGTGAGAGTGTAATTATTGCAACGGGAGGAATGTCTTATCCCGGGACCGGTTCTACCGGAGACGGTTATCATTTTGCGAAACAGCTTGGACATACGGTTACACCGCTAAAGCCCTCTTTAGTACCTCTTGAAGTAAATGAGGAGTGGGTAAAAGAACTGCAGGGATTATCACTAAAGAACATTTCTATTACTGTCTTAAATAGCAGTGACAAGAAAGTGTACAATGATTTTGGTGAAATGCTGTTTACTCATTTTGGTGTGTCCGGACCGGTTATATTAAGTGCCAGTTCACATATGAAAGACATTGAAAAGCAGCAATACCGTTTGATCATTGACCTGAAACCGGCACTGTCACAAGAACAACTGGATAAAAGAATTCAAAGGGACTTTGAAAAATACTCACGAAAACACTATTCAAATTCATTAGATGAACTGCTCCCACAAAAGTTAATTCCTGTAGCCGTAAAATTATCTGCTATACCGGGAGATAAACCTGTTAATCAAATCACTAAAGAAGAGCGGCGAAATCTGGTGAATTTGTTAAAAGGTCTTACATTGCACATCACCAGGTTCAGGCCTATCAAAGAGGCAATTGTAACTTCCGGCGGTGTACACGTTGATGAAATTAACCCTGGAACCATGGAATCAAAAAAAGTTAAAGGATTGTATTTTGCAGGAGAAGTTATTGATGTTGACGCATATACAGGCGGATTTAATTTACAAATAGCATTTTCAACAGGCTACCTGGCCGGGCTTTACTGCTAG
- a CDS encoding HutP family protein, whose product MKNFGSKDIASAAIKLSLTVDRQEEKNLQAELLKLGIRSAAVDYGGEFISSVMKMVERAVVSAKREGVINDSHAEEGAVAGATREALSQIMNKAIGLNVGGKIGIARYNDHVSVAIFFGIGLLHLNEIAIGLGHRVV is encoded by the coding sequence ATGAAAAATTTCGGAAGTAAAGATATAGCCAGTGCAGCAATAAAACTTTCGCTGACTGTCGATAGACAGGAAGAAAAAAACTTACAAGCGGAACTCTTAAAATTAGGAATACGTAGTGCTGCTGTTGACTATGGGGGAGAGTTTATCAGCTCGGTAATGAAAATGGTTGAAAGGGCGGTAGTATCTGCTAAGCGGGAGGGAGTAATTAATGATTCCCATGCGGAAGAAGGGGCCGTTGCCGGCGCTACACGAGAAGCCCTGTCACAGATTATGAATAAAGCAATTGGACTGAATGTCGGCGGGAAAATTGGAATTGCACGATATAATGATCATGTTAGCGTAGCTATATTTTTTGGAATAGGACTTCTACATTTGAATGAAATAGCCATTGGATTAGGTCATAGAGTTGTATAG
- the aroH gene encoding chorismate mutase, whose translation MTVRAIRGAVTVDNNTKEEIILYTKQLLKEMIMLNNIDINDMISIFFTTTKDINATFPSVAARELGLTNVPLMCASEIDVPGSLQKCIRVMVHLNTDKNLDEIIHVYLRDAKKLRPDLVNNQ comes from the coding sequence ATGACTGTCAGGGCTATAAGAGGTGCAGTAACAGTAGATAATAATACCAAAGAAGAAATCATTTTATATACCAAGCAGCTATTAAAAGAAATGATTATGTTAAATAATATTGATATAAATGACATGATTAGTATCTTTTTTACTACTACCAAAGACATTAATGCCACTTTTCCATCAGTTGCTGCCAGGGAATTAGGATTAACCAACGTGCCGCTAATGTGTGCTTCAGAAATAGATGTTCCCGGTAGTTTGCAAAAATGCATAAGAGTAATGGTACACTTAAATACTGATAAAAACCTGGATGAAATAATTCATGTTTATCTAAGGGATGCAAAAAAATTGAGACCAGATCTTGTAAATAATCAATAA